One part of the Gossypium raimondii isolate GPD5lz chromosome 1, ASM2569854v1, whole genome shotgun sequence genome encodes these proteins:
- the LOC105786079 gene encoding uncharacterized protein LOC105786079: protein MATTASATLSPPTLAPASVGNPRRRTKVNVNYITGLNSFGGLKAHNNVVSLGQPVCIEQSFAKVVSSLRAPSKGKGSGGGALSSTCNAVGEIFRIAAIMNGLVLVGVAVGFVLLRIEASLEEAE from the coding sequence ATGGCAACAACAGCCTCAGCTACACTCTCTCCACCCACATTGGCTCCTGCCAGTGTTGGCAATCCCAGGAGGAGAACTAAAGTTAATGTAAATTACATTACAGGATTGAATTCCTTTGGTGGGCTAAAAGCTCATAACAATGTGGTCTCACTAGGCCAACCAGTGTGCATTGAACAATCATTTGCAAAGGTTGTGAGCTCACTGAGAGCTCCATCCAAGGGGAAAGGTAGTGGCGGCGGTGCCCTCTCTTCAACCTGCAATGCAGTTGGTGAGATATTTAGGATTGCAGCAATCATGAATGGACTTGTTCTCGTTGGTGTTGCTGTGGGGTTTGTTCTTCTTCGAATTGAAGCATCTTTGGAAGAGGCTGAGTGA
- the LOC105786078 gene encoding zinc finger transcription factor YY1, whose product MEMQYAHGLFERRPLLKSKAPVVKWFKRWVPQDVVATGGKCMVLKWVNENTLKALNDKEKEPEAPEPEPEPTTEVLFLCSYEGCGKTFIDAGALRKHSHIHGERQYVCHWEGCGKKFLDSSKLKRHFLIHTGERDFICPHEGCGKAFSLDFNLRSHMKTHSQENYHICPYPDCGKRYAHEYKLKNHIASHHEKNTTPEVAKYAPPLEKIVKTPKPTGGAYGSASSDRPYACPYEGCEKAYIHEYKLKLHLRREHPGHMSDENAENATANVDNEMDEASDQDAYAGKRVNGKSQKQQSRAKPNLKMPPAKVARQKGSSPSPATLPIPKKQWPIKEQVFEEEDSEETEEDRDNVDDGWRYRENNEDDDEETEYED is encoded by the exons ATGGAGATGCAGTACGCTCACGGTCTATTCGAGAGACGCCCCCTTCTCAAATCTAAGGCTCCAGTTGTTAAATGGTTCAAAAGATG ggTACCTCAAGATGTTGTAGCAACGGGTggaaaatgcatggttttgaaatgggtAAATG AGAACACCTTGAAAGCATTGAATGACAAGGAGAAAGAGCCTGAAGCACCAGAGCCTGAGCCAGAGCCTACTACTGAAGTTCTCTTCCTTTGCAGCTATGAAGGCTGTGGAAAGACCTTTATTGATGCTGGTGCTTTGAGAAAGCATTCACACATTCATGGAGAAAGACAATATGTTTGTCACTGGGAGGGTTGTGGAAAG AAATTTTTGGATAGTTCAAAACTTAAAAGACACTTCCTCATTCACACTGGAGAGAGAGACTTCATATGCCCACATGAAGGTTGTGGTAAG GCATTCTCCTTGGATTTCAACCTGAGGTCACACATGAAAACACATTCACAAGAAAACTACCATATCTGTCCATACCCAGATTGTGGAAAGAGATATGCTCATGAGTACAAGCTAAAGAATCACATTGCATCACACCATGAAAAG AACACGACACCAGAAGTGGCAAAATATGCCCCACCTTTAGAGAAGATAGTTAAAACTCCAAAGCCTACTGGTGGCGCCTATGGTTCTGCATCATCTGATCGCCCTTATGCTTGCCCTTATGAAGGTTGTGAGAAAGCTTACATACATGAATACAAACTAAAACTCCATTTAAGGAGAGAGCATCCTGGACATATGTCAGATGAGAATGCTGAGAACGCGACAGCCAATGTTGACAATGAGATGGATGAAGCCAGTGATCAAGATGCTTATGCTGGAAAGCGAGTTAATGGAAAAAGTCAGAAACAACAAAGTAGGGCCAAGCCAAATTTGAAGATGCCTCCGGCAAAGGTTGCTCGACAGAAAGGCTCGAGTCCATCTCCTGCCACTTTGCCTATACCCAAGAAACAATGGCCAATCAAAGAACAAGTATTTGAGGAAGAGGATAGCGAAGAAACTGAAGAAGACCGTGACAATGTAGATGATGGATGGAGGTACCGGGAAAACAATGAAGATGATGACGAAGAGACAGAATATGAAGACTAG